From the Ilumatobacteraceae bacterium genome, the window GATCGGCGTCAACACGACCGGGCAAGAGGCCGAAGGTCCACACTGCGTCGGAGCCGCTGAGCACTGATGCGCATCCCCTCGATCGTCTCCCCGAACCAGCCTGACGGAGCAGTAGCACGCCGATGATTGCACTCACATCCACCTCGATCGCGTGGCTGCTCTTCGCGATCATTCTCGGCGGTTGGGCCGTCTATGCCGTCCTCAACCTGCGGCAGGCCCACGACGAACTCGGCTCCGAAGTCGAGATGGCCGCGAACCGCAAGAAGTACTACGAAGACGAAGAGCTCGAAGGGCCGCGCCTGACCCGCGTGCTCGGGATCGGCGTGATCCTGCTGGTCATCGTCGTGGTCGGGCTGCCGCTCTACTGGATCCTCGAGCCGTCCCGGTTGGCCGGCGCCACCGAGGCCAAAGAGGAGCAGTTCATCGAGTGGGGTTCGCGCCTGTACGCCCCGACGGCCGACGGTGGCTTCAACTGCGCCGGCTGCCACGGCGCCAACGGTGGCGGCGGCGCCGCTCCGTACAACCTGACCGATCCGGCGACGGGCGACGTGACGGCGGTCAGCTGGGCCGCACCGGCGCTCAACACGATCTTCTACCGGTTCGACGAAGACGAGGTCCGCTTCATCCTCGTGTACGGGCGTCCGTTCTCGCCGATGTCGCCGTGGGGCGTCGAGGGTGGCGGCCCGATGAACGACCAGCAGATCGACACGCTGCTGGCGTACCTCCACAGCATCCAGATCGACCGCGAAGACTGTGGCGTCGGCGAAGACGACGCCGCCACGTGCCCGTCGGGTCACCTGCCGAGCGACATCCAAGACGACATCGATCAGCTGGCGCAGGCCTCGGTCGACGACGGCACCTACGCCTCCTACGGCGAGGCGCTCTACAACCTCGAACTCGCCAGCGGTGCCTACAGCTGCGCCCGGTGCCACACCCCTGGTTGGAGCTGGGGCGACCCCGGCGTCAGTGGCCAGGGCGCGTTCGGTTGGAACCTCACCGGCGGCAAGGCCAACTCGGCGTTCCCCAACGAGGCAGACATGATCGACTTCATCAAGAACGGCTCCGTGCTCGGTGCCAAGTACGGCATCCAGGGCCAGGGCAGCGGCCGCATGCCCGGCTTCGGCTCGATGCTCACCGATGAGCAGGTCCAAGCCATCGTCGAATACGTGAGGAGCTTGTGATGCACGCAGCGCTGCTGGCCATCAACTGGGAGCCCGAGCTCCGCGGCATTCTCACCGTCATCATCGGCACGGTCGTGTGGATGGGTTCGATCTACCTGATCCTCGGCACCAACCTCGGTGCCCGGCTCGGCTTCCTCGTCGCGTTCACCGGCCTCATGGGCTGGATGGCGCTGATGGGCATGGTGTGGTGGATCTACGGCATCGGCCTCAGGGGCGACGTGCCCGAGTGGAAGCAGATCCCCGGCCAGACCGTGATCCAAGAGGTCGATCTGCTGCATCAGGCAGGTGTGCTCGACGACCCGATCGAGATCGACCCGTCCGACCCGGTCGTCGCGTCTGCCGTGGTCAAGGACCAGCTCGAGAGCCAGGGCTGGTACCAGGTCGCCGAATCGGCCCCCGAGTTCGGCCAGGCCGAAGCGTCCGCCGGGGTGTTCCTCGAAGAAGAGGGTGCCCTCGGGCCCGGCGAGTTCGAAGTCACCGCCGTGTACGAGGTCGACCCGCCCCACGAGTCGGCCTACCCCAAGCTCGGCCCGAACGGTGAGTTCGACCAGATCGCCTTCTTCCACAAGCCGTACTACACGCTGGTCGAAGTCGCGCCCTTCGTCGAGCTGCGTCCCGAGGAGGGCCGTGCGCCCATCCCACCCGAGGTCGACGAGACCCAGCAGCGCCAGTACGTCTACATGATCCGCGATCTCGGTTCGCTGCGCGAACCGGCCGCGTACATCACGATCGGTTCGACCCTCATGTTCCTCGTGCTGTGCTTCTTCCTGCACCGGCGTGATCGGATCGTCGCCGAGAACCGAGCCCGAAAGGCGCTGGCGCAAGGCTGATCATGGCCCAGTACCTGCCATTCGTCGTGCTGATGGCGTTGGCCATCGCGTTCGGTGGCCTGAGCTTCGTCGCATCCCGCCTCCTGGCGCCGAACCGTCCGTCGGCCGCCAAGGAAGCGCCCTACGAGTGCGGCATCGTCCCCAGTCGCGAGCCGCCCGAGCGGTTCCCGGTCAGCTTCTACATCGTCGCGATGCTGTTCATCATGTTCGACATCGAGATCATCTTCCTGTACCCGTACGCCGTCGAGAGCGGCACGCTGGGCACGTTCGGGTTCTGGTCGATCGTGATGTTCTCGGTCGTGTTCTTCCTGACGTTCGTGTACGAGGTCGCCCGCGGCGGTCTCGAATGGGGGCCGCTCCACACCTATCGACGCCTCGATCGCGATGCAGCGATGGTGTCGGCCGAGCGCGACTCGACCACCACGATCCGCCGCGTCGGCCTCGAGGGCCGTGTCGACGCCGGCGAATCGTCCACCGAGATCGAAGCTGCCTAGGAGGCCACGTGGGAGTCATCGATGATGTGCTCGCCGACGGAATCGGCGGTCTGAGCCACAACGCGATCACCGGAAAACTCGAAGACCTCGTCAACTGGTCCCGGTCGCGCTCGTCGTGGCCGGCCTCGTTCGGCCTCGCCTGCTGTGCGATCGAGATGATGGCCACCGGCGCCGCGCACTACGACATGTCGCGCTTCGGCATGGAGGTCTTCCGTGCGTCGCCGCGTCAGGCCGACATCATGATCGTCGCCGGTCGCGTCAGCCAGAAGATGGCGCCCGTGCTCCGCCAGGTCTACGACCAGATGATGGAGCCCAAGTGGGTCATCTCGATGGGCGTGTGCGCCAGCTCCGGCGGCATGTTCAACAACTACGCGATCGTCCAGGGTGTCGATCAGGTCGTCCCGGTCGATGTCTATGCGCCGGGCTGCCCCCCGACGCCCGAGACACTCATCCACGCGATCGAGACGCTCCACCAGAAGATCGAAGACGGCGAGATCATGCGTCGTCGGGCCGAGACCGGCGCCGGCGCCAATCTCCACGTCGAAGAGATCGCTGCGACCACGACGCCCGTCCTCCTGGGAACCAAGTGACATGAGCGAAGTGAGCGACGACACCACCCTCGCGGCCGGAGACGGGTCCGACGCCACCACCGACCTGTACGGCTGCATCGCCGGTGACAGCCTCGGGCAGACCGTGCTGCACCCGACCCGCGAGCAGTACGTCGACGTCATCAAGACGCTCGCCGACGAGGGCTTCACGCTCGTCATCGACCTCTGCGGCGTCGACTATCTCCAGCACATGCGGCGGCCGCTGCCCGCCGGCGTCGTCCCCGAGCGCTTCGAGGTCGTCGTGAACCTGCTCGACATCACGCACCGGCGGCGGATCCGCGTCCGGGTCCAGGTCCCCGATTCCGACCCGACGCTGCCGTCGCTGTTCGACGTCCATCCGGGGAGCGAGGCGTACGAGCGCGAGACCTACGACATGTTCGGCGTCGTCTTCACCGACCACCCCGACATGACCCGCATCCTGATGCCGGAAGACTGGGACGGCCACCCGCTCCGCAAGGACTACGCGGTCGGCACGATTCCCGTCCAGTTCAAGGGAGCGAACTCGTGACCGCGACCGACTGGACCCCGTCCCGGGCCCCCGCCCAGACCTCCGAGGGCGCGCAGGAGATGACCGCCCGTTCCGAGATGGGCCCGCGCGAACTGCTCCGCGAGGTCGGCTCGGTGCTGCGCATGAGCGAGGCCGAAGCGGCCCTCCTCGGCGATCTCCCGGAAGATCCCGACGAAGACCAGACCATGATCATCAACATGGGTCCGCAGCACCCGTCGACCCACGGCGTGCTCCGACTCATGCTCGAACTCCAGGGTGAGACGGTGCTCCGGTGCAAGCCGATCATCGGGTACCTGCACACCGGCATGGAGAAGACCGGCGAGCAGCTGACGTTCATGCAGGGCGGCACCAATGTCACCCGCATGGACTATCTGAGCCCGATGGCCAATGAGCTCGTGTTCTCGATGGCCACCGAGAAGTTGCTCGGCATCGACGGCGACATCCCCGAGCGCGCGGTCTGGATGCGGATGCTCCTCGCCGAGCTCAACCGCATGAGCAGCCACCTGCTGTTCATGGCGACCAACGGCATGGACCTCGGCGCCGTGTCGATGATGATCTACGGCTGGCGCGAGCGCGAAGAGGTGCTGCGCTTCTTCCAGAGGGTCACGGGACTGCGGATGAACCACAACTTCATCCGTCCGGGTGGGCTCGCCGCCGACCTGCCGCCGGGTTGGCGCGACGACGTACTGCGCCTCCTCGACCTGATTCCCGAACGGCTCGAGGAGTACGACATCCTCATGACCGGTCAGCCGATCTGGCGTGAGCGGTTGCAGGGCGTCGGCGTGATCACGCCCGACGAGGCCCTCGCACTCGGTGCCGTCGGCCCGATCCTGCGCTCGACCGGCGTCGCCTGGGACCTCCGGCGCGACATGCCCTACCTGCGCTACGACGAGATGGACTTCGATGTCATCGTCGGTACCTACGGCGACGCGTACGACCGGTACGCGATCCGCCTCAACGAGATCCGCGAGTCGATGAAGATCGTCCGCCAGATCCTCGACCGGATGCCCGAAGGTGACTTCCGCATCCAGGACAAGAAGGTCACGCCGCCGCCGCGCGCTCGCATCGACGAGTCGATGGAGGCACTGATCCACCACTTCAAGATCTTCACCGAGGGTTTCAAGGTGCCCGAGGGTGAGGTCTACATGGGGATCGAGTCGCCGCGTGGCGAGATCGGCTGCTACATCGCGTCCGACGGATCGCCCACGCCCTACCGGATGCACATGCGGGCCCCGTCGTTCGCGAACATCCAGTGCCTCCCCCACATGATGCGCGGTGGCCTGGTCGCCGACGCGGTCGCCGTGATCTCGAGCGTCGACCCCGTGCTCGGAGACGTCGACCGATGATGACGACCGTTGCTCGGAGGACCGCATGAGCCGCCTGAACGATCAGAACGTGGCGTTGGCTCGCGAGATCATCGCTCGCTATCCGAAGCAGAAGTCGGCGTTGATCCCGCTCGTGCACCTGTCGCAGGAGCAGAACGGGTACGTGACCGAGGAGGCGATGCGACACGTCGCAGAACTCATCGACGTCACGCCGGCCGAGGTCTACGGAACGGCCAGCTTCTACGAGATGTTCCGGTTCGAGCCGACCGGCAAGTACCTCATCAACATGTGCGGCACGATGTCGTGTGCGCTCATGGGAGCGAACGAGTTGATGCATCACGCCGAACACAAGCTCGGGGTCAAGGCCGGCAGCACCACACCCGACGGCTTGTTCACGCTCCAGCACGCCGAGTGCCAGGCCGCGTGCACCGAGGCGCCGACGCTCCAGGTCAACTACCGCCACCGGTATCGCGTGACG encodes:
- the ndhC gene encoding NADH-quinone oxidoreductase subunit A, whose amino-acid sequence is MAQYLPFVVLMALAIAFGGLSFVASRLLAPNRPSAAKEAPYECGIVPSREPPERFPVSFYIVAMLFIMFDIEIIFLYPYAVESGTLGTFGFWSIVMFSVVFFLTFVYEVARGGLEWGPLHTYRRLDRDAAMVSAERDSTTTIRRVGLEGRVDAGESSTEIEAA
- a CDS encoding c-type cytochrome, with the translated sequence MIALTSTSIAWLLFAIILGGWAVYAVLNLRQAHDELGSEVEMAANRKKYYEDEELEGPRLTRVLGIGVILLVIVVVGLPLYWILEPSRLAGATEAKEEQFIEWGSRLYAPTADGGFNCAGCHGANGGGGAAPYNLTDPATGDVTAVSWAAPALNTIFYRFDEDEVRFILVYGRPFSPMSPWGVEGGGPMNDQQIDTLLAYLHSIQIDREDCGVGEDDAATCPSGHLPSDIQDDIDQLAQASVDDGTYASYGEALYNLELASGAYSCARCHTPGWSWGDPGVSGQGAFGWNLTGGKANSAFPNEADMIDFIKNGSVLGAKYGIQGQGSGRMPGFGSMLTDEQVQAIVEYVRSL
- the nuoD gene encoding NADH dehydrogenase (quinone) subunit D, producing MTATDWTPSRAPAQTSEGAQEMTARSEMGPRELLREVGSVLRMSEAEAALLGDLPEDPDEDQTMIINMGPQHPSTHGVLRLMLELQGETVLRCKPIIGYLHTGMEKTGEQLTFMQGGTNVTRMDYLSPMANELVFSMATEKLLGIDGDIPERAVWMRMLLAELNRMSSHLLFMATNGMDLGAVSMMIYGWREREEVLRFFQRVTGLRMNHNFIRPGGLAADLPPGWRDDVLRLLDLIPERLEEYDILMTGQPIWRERLQGVGVITPDEALALGAVGPILRSTGVAWDLRRDMPYLRYDEMDFDVIVGTYGDAYDRYAIRLNEIRESMKIVRQILDRMPEGDFRIQDKKVTPPPRARIDESMEALIHHFKIFTEGFKVPEGEVYMGIESPRGEIGCYIASDGSPTPYRMHMRAPSFANIQCLPHMMRGGLVADAVAVISSVDPVLGDVDR
- a CDS encoding NADH-quinone oxidoreductase subunit C; protein product: MSEVSDDTTLAAGDGSDATTDLYGCIAGDSLGQTVLHPTREQYVDVIKTLADEGFTLVIDLCGVDYLQHMRRPLPAGVVPERFEVVVNLLDITHRRRIRVRVQVPDSDPTLPSLFDVHPGSEAYERETYDMFGVVFTDHPDMTRILMPEDWDGHPLRKDYAVGTIPVQFKGANS
- a CDS encoding NADH-quinone oxidoreductase subunit B family protein, with product MDDVLADGIGGLSHNAITGKLEDLVNWSRSRSSWPASFGLACCAIEMMATGAAHYDMSRFGMEVFRASPRQADIMIVAGRVSQKMAPVLRQVYDQMMEPKWVISMGVCASSGGMFNNYAIVQGVDQVVPVDVYAPGCPPTPETLIHAIETLHQKIEDGEIMRRRAETGAGANLHVEEIAATTTPVLLGTK
- a CDS encoding NAD(P)H-dependent oxidoreductase subunit E, whose translation is MSRLNDQNVALAREIIARYPKQKSALIPLVHLSQEQNGYVTEEAMRHVAELIDVTPAEVYGTASFYEMFRFEPTGKYLINMCGTMSCALMGANELMHHAEHKLGVKAGSTTPDGLFTLQHAECQAACTEAPTLQVNYRHRYRVTPEEFDQLIDDLSSGNLDGEIPPHGTLGRNRQLIPTDKAVGAVHPDDVDGGPAWVTITEAES